CGGGCGCGGGACCGCGACGTTCGACGGCATCTCCATCGCGTGGGCGGCCGTCGAATACATCTCGACGCGGATACACGCAAAGACCCTCTTTGCGACTCACTACCACGAGCTAACGTCGCTCGGGGAGTCCCTGTCGAACGTGCAAAACGTCCACGTCGCGGCCGACGAGCGCGACGGCGACGTCACGTTCATGCGGACTGTCCGCGAGGGGCCGACGAACCGTTCGTATGGGGTTCACGTCGCCGACCTGGCCGGCGTCCCCGAACCGGTCGTCGACCGCTCGCGGGAGGTGCTGGACCGCCTGCGCGACGACAAGGCCATCGAAGTTCGGGGGGCCGACAGCGGCGAGGAGGGGACGACACAGGCCGTCTTCGACCTCTCGTCGGGACAGTTCGACGGTGCCAGCGCGGACGGCGGGAGCGACGAGACCGACCCGGTTGCGACGGACGGCGCCGCTGACCAGCTCGACCCGGCGACCGAGGACGTACTCGAAGAACTCAGCGAACTCGACGTCAACGAGACGCCGCCCGTCGAGCTGATGGCGAAAGTCCAGGAGTGGCAAGCGGAACTGGACGAGACGTAACTCACACCGGATACCCCATCGGGAACAGTATGCGCGTCGAGTACGACGGGTGGTCGCGGCGCTACGCGGTCCGCTCTCCACGTTCGTCGGTCCCTCGCTGTTCGACGGCTCGTTACTCCACAGCTCCGTGTGGGCTCGCGGCGCAGCCGCTCGCCATCGCGGCGCGTAGCGCCGCGCGTTCGCCGCTCCGTCGAGGGCTCGCTTCGGTCGCCCTCGCTACTCCTCGGTGACGAACCGCACCCGCCCGTCCTCCCGGACGAGGTACGCCTCGGACAGCGTCTCCGAGACGTGTTCTCCCAGGGACTTCAGTTCTGCATCGACGACGTCGGCAGCGTTCCCGTGCAGCGCCTCGCGCGCGTCGTCGGACAGGGTCGGGGCGTGGTACGCGACCGCCTCGCTGGCGGGGTCCCAGAAGAAGTCGAGTCCGTCGACGAGGCCGTGGCGCTCTAGCAGCCTGAACTCGCTCTCTTCGAGTTCCGTCTGGGCCGCCCACGCCTCGAACCCGTCGACCCACGCGCCGGCGGCAAGCGCCGCTTCGATATCGTCCCGGTGGTAGTCGTCGCTGGCGTCGGCTTCGGGCGGTTCGACGTCGTTGTACCCCATGCCGGGCGCGCCCTCGGACTGGGCGGGCGGGTCGGGGACTGACACTTCGAGCGTCATGCAGAAATGTTGGTTTTCTAACTGTATATGCGCTTGGGGCCTCATCCCAGCCGGGCGAACGCAAACTCCGTCGAACTGCCCAGCGGGTCGTCGGCCGTCGCGGTCCAGACTTCCTCGAAGCCGGCGGCTTCGAGCTGGTCCAGCGTCGCCCGGCGCCCGGGCGCCGAGAAGAACATCGAGCCGCCCATCCACCCGCGCCGGACCGTCTCGAAGTCGCCGCTTGGCAGGGTCATGAGGACGACGCCACCCGGACGGAGTACGCGGGCGAACTCCCGGTACACCTCGGGGTGGCGCTCCCGGGGGACGTGGAACACGGCGTGGTACGCGGTGATACCGTCGACGCTGTCGTCGGCCACCGGGAGGGCGGTCATGTCGCCCTGGACGAGGCGGGCGTCGGGGACGGTGTCGGCGGCCAGTTCCAGCCCGCGCCGGGAGAAGTCCAGCCCGACCGCGCCGGCGGGGAGGTTCGCCAGTGTGCGGGCGCCATCGCCACAGCCCACGTCCAGCACGGTGGGGTCGCTCGGCAACTCGGCCAGCAGGTCCTCGACGAGGTCGGCGTCGGAGCCGTCAGGGTCCCGGCGGGTCGCGTATGTCTCGGCCACGTCGTCCCAGGCGCGGCGGACGTCGTTTCTGTCCATGCTCGGGCTCGGGGCGCCGGGCGTATCAGTGCTTGCCAGCTACTCCAGCACCGACCGGGGCCGTTTCAGGTAGAACTCCTGGTCGACGACGCGCCGGTACAGCTCGTACAGCGTCTCGACGGCGTCCTCGTCTGGCGAAAACTGGATGTGGGGCGCGACGTGGTAGGCCTTGCAGCTCGTCAGGAAAAAATAGAGCGTCCGGAAGTGGGCCGACGTCACGTCGACGACGCCCAGCGAGTCATCACCGAGGTCCTCGGCGAAATCCGAGAGCAAGGTCGCGATGTCGTCGTGGAGCCGCTCGTCCGGGCGCTCCAGCGTCGTTCCGAACGTCTGCTCGAGAAAGTCGCTGGTCGCCCGCAGGAACGGGTTGGAGTCGATGCCGGTCGGGTCGACGGCGGCGAACCGCTCGTAGAGGTCCAGAAGCGAGTCGAGTTCGGCCTCGGTCACGGCAACCGGGCGGACGGGCTCGCCCTGGGGCAGTGCGTAGTCGGGAAAGGAGTAGGAACTGGGGTCTGGCACCTGCCCGAAGACGCTGTCGAGACTCATACCTCTACTAGGGCCCGGTAGCGTCTA
This sequence is a window from Haloarcula salinisoli. Protein-coding genes within it:
- a CDS encoding class I SAM-dependent methyltransferase: MDRNDVRRAWDDVAETYATRRDPDGSDADLVEDLLAELPSDPTVLDVGCGDGARTLANLPAGAVGLDFSRRGLELAADTVPDARLVQGDMTALPVADDSVDGITAYHAVFHVPRERHPEVYREFARVLRPGGVVLMTLPSGDFETVRRGWMGGSMFFSAPGRRATLDQLEAAGFEEVWTATADDPLGSSTEFAFARLG